TGCTCAGTGTTTCAGGATCGGGAGTCCTGCCTTTGCTGGTTCTTTCGGGGCGCGTGTGTTGTTTCGCGATGCAGTTGGGCATGGCCTTGACGGCGTGGTGTTCGCGGGAGCGGTATTCGCTGGGGTTGATGCCTACGATTTCCGTGAAACGCGTGCTGAAGGATCCCAGCGACGTACAGCCCACTTCCATGCAGGCGTCCGTGACGCTGGTCCCCGCCCGGAGCAGGGCCATGGCCCGCTCGATCCGCCGGGTCATGAGGTAGTTGTAGGGCGATTCTCCGTAGGCGGCCTTGAACTGGCGGGAGAAATGCGCGGGGGACATGAGGGCGCCGGCGGCCATGGTGGGGACGTCCAACGGACGCGCATACTCGCGGTCAATGAAGTCGCGGGCGCGCCGCAGATGGGCCAGGTTGGCCAGTTCCTGCGGAGTCATGGCGCCAGTCTACTAGGCTCATGCCCATGGATTCAGTGGTGTGGTCAAAGCCCGAAAACCAGCGCGAGGGCACTCCGTTGCTGGTGATGATGCACGGGTATGGAACCAGCGAACAGCGCATGGTGGAACTCTTTCCGCATCTCCCCGGTGAGTTCACGTGCGCTGCGCTTCGCGGTCCCAAGGTGATCGGCGATCATTACGGCTGGTTCCTGCTGGACTACTTCCTGACCAACGACTTTGCTGACGTCATAGCGTCCACCAACTCGGTGTTCAACTGGATCAACTCCGTCAAGGACAACCACAGCAGCGTCAGCTTGCTGGGGTATTCGCAGGGCATGGCCATGGCCAGCACGCTCCTGCGCTTGCGGCCCCACGCCTTCAAGGCCACGGTGGGCCTGTCCGGTTTTGTGCTGGACAACGACCTCCTTGCCCTGAGCGAGTCCTTCGATACCCCGCCGCCGTTCTTCTGGGGCCGGGACAAGGCCGATCCCGTGATCAATGAGGACGCGATTGCCCACACTGCCGAGTGGCTGGAAGCCAACGTGGCACTGACGGCACGGACCTATCCGGGCATGGGCCACAGGATCGAGCCGCCTGAACTGGTGGACGTCAGCGCCTTCTTGAAGTTCTACGTGCTGGGTTAGGGCTATGGGGTGGAGCCCGGATTAGAAGGCATCCGGCCGCCGGAATCAATCTCGTGGTGCGATTCACGTCACAATTCCGCATTCGAGTGCACTCTATTGAATGACAAAATTGTAAGCGCTTACACTTTTGGCTGATGACCCGACGCGGGTCTCACGTGAAGGCGTCAGGCGAGCATGGAAAGGGTTGAGGCCGTGGTGCATGGCAGGGCCCCGACAGCCACAGCCTGGTTGTTCGCCCAGGAGGCTTCCGTGGGACAATATAGGTATCGATGATGAACACGCAGCCTGGCAGGCACCCCAACACCTGCTGGGGCTGGGTATGGAAACTTGGCCGTTCTCTTGAGCAATGACCCCCCGTTGTGACTGAGCGGGCAATGACGGACCTCATCGCCCGCGGCGCGAGGCCCACGGCGGCGTTTGCCTCTGGTGAAAACCCCTCCAACCACCTGCTCGATACCAAGCTCATCGAACGCAAAACCACGCGCCGCAAGCGCTGAACGGAATACTGCACATGACTGATCTTCGTAATGCCTGGACGGGCGCTTCGGCGCTGTTGTTCGACCTCGACGGCGTGCTGACGCCTACTGCCGTGGTGCACGAGCAGGCGTGGCAGGAACTGTTCGACGGTTACCTGGCCCAAACGGGACACCCGCAGGGCTATCAGGAGAGCGATTACTTCGACCACATTGACGGCAAGCCGCGCTTCGATGGCGTCCGGGATTTCCTGGCATCCCGCGGCATCACGTTGCCCGAAGGCCCGGTCCACGACCACCCGGACAACGTCACCGTGCAGGGCCTGGGCAACCGCAAGAATGCCATCTTCAACGAGATCGTGAACTCCCGCGGTGTTGAGCCGTTTGAAGGTTCGGTCAAATTCATCAATGCCGCGGTTGAACTGGGTCTCAAGGTGGCTGTCGTGTCCTCCTCACGCAACGCGCCTGCCGTCCTGAAGGCCGCCGGCCTGGACCACCACTTCGAGGTGGTGGTGGACGGCCAGGTGGCCGCCGCCGTCGGGCTTCCCGGCAAGCCTGACCCTGCCACCTATGTTTATGGCGCAGGCCTTCTGGGCGTGCCTGTGGAGGAATGCATCGTGGTGGAGGATGCGGTGTCCGGGGTGCAGGCCGGCGCAGGTGCCGACTTTTACGCCGTGATCGGCGTGGACCGCGGGGCGGGCCGCCAAACCCTGCTCGACGCCGGTGCCACGTTGGTGGTGGACGACCTCAACGATCTTCTCTGACCCTACTTTTTCGAAGGATTTCAACCGCCCATGGCACTCATCAGCTCCGATCGGCTGCGCTTCCCCTGTGAGCCCTGGAAGCTCGTGGAGAATATCCACGTCCCCGGTGACGAGGGAACGCTGGAAACGCTGTTCGCACTTGGCAACGGCCACCTTGGTATCCGCGGCTCGCACTCAACAGCGGGCGACGGCGAACTTCCCGGCACGTTCATCAACGGTTTCCACGAGATCTGGGACATCAAGCACGCAGAGAATGCTTACGGTTTTGCCAGGACCGGTCAACGGATTGTGTATGTCCCGGATGCCAACAACTTCACGGTGTCGATCGATGGCGAGGCGCTGAGCCTGGCTGAGTCCACGGTGACTGACTACAGCCGCAGCGTGGACTTTTCCACCGGCGTCTATGAAGAGAGCATCACGTGGGCCTGCCGTTCGGGTGCGACCGTTACCACGGTGGAGCGCCGGGCGGTGGGGTTCGATTCGCGCGGATGCCTTGGCCTGGAACTGTCGCTGACAGCTGACCGGGACGTGTCCGCGGACATCACTTCCGGCGTCGTGAACCGTCAGGACCAGCCTGTGGAGGACCAGTCGGCCCACGATCCACGCCGTTCGGGCCGGCACGCCGGCCGTGTCCTGCTGCCGTTGCACCTGCAGGGTGCTGACGGCTCCCTGCGCCTTGCATGGGAGACGGCCGAATCGCGTCAGCGCGTGGCCATGGCCGTGGATCACTGGATCTCCGCGGAAGGCCAGCCATTCGAGACGGTGGTGGGCGAGGACGACTCATCCGTCCGCTACGTTCTGGCAATCCACGACGGCGACACGTTCCGTTTGGAAAAAACGGTCAGTTACCTGGTGGCAGGCTCCACGGACGCCGAAGACCGCGGCGAAAGCTTGGCAGCGGAAGCCGAAGCGAAGCTGGTGCCGTTCGCCGACATCCTGGCCCAGAGCAAAGCGCACTACGACGAATACTGGACCACGGCCGACATCTTGATCGGTGGCCAGCCGGAGATGCAGCAGGCGGTCCGGTGGGGACTGTTCCAGCTGGCCCAGGCCACTGCGCGTGCCGGTGTTGCCGGAATCCCCGCGAAGGGGGTGAGTGGTTCCGGCTACGAGGGCCACTACTTCTGGGACCAGGAAATCTACCTCCTGCCGTACCTGACGTACACCAATCCTTGCGGTGCCCGGAAGGTCCTGGAATCGCGGCACGCCATGCTGCCCGACGCGCGGGTGCGCGCCAAGGAGCTCAGCGTGGACGGTGCACTGTTCCCATGGCGGACCATCAACGG
Above is a genomic segment from Arthrobacter sp. YN containing:
- a CDS encoding helix-turn-helix transcriptional regulator codes for the protein MTPQELANLAHLRRARDFIDREYARPLDVPTMAAGALMSPAHFSRQFKAAYGESPYNYLMTRRIERAMALLRAGTSVTDACMEVGCTSLGSFSTRFTEIVGINPSEYRSREHHAVKAMPNCIAKQHTRPERTSKGRTPDPETLSRIEEAPTSQLQ
- a CDS encoding alpha/beta hydrolase, with the translated sequence MDSVVWSKPENQREGTPLLVMMHGYGTSEQRMVELFPHLPGEFTCAALRGPKVIGDHYGWFLLDYFLTNDFADVIASTNSVFNWINSVKDNHSSVSLLGYSQGMAMASTLLRLRPHAFKATVGLSGFVLDNDLLALSESFDTPPPFFWGRDKADPVINEDAIAHTAEWLEANVALTARTYPGMGHRIEPPELVDVSAFLKFYVLG
- a CDS encoding HAD family hydrolase; protein product: MTDLRNAWTGASALLFDLDGVLTPTAVVHEQAWQELFDGYLAQTGHPQGYQESDYFDHIDGKPRFDGVRDFLASRGITLPEGPVHDHPDNVTVQGLGNRKNAIFNEIVNSRGVEPFEGSVKFINAAVELGLKVAVVSSSRNAPAVLKAAGLDHHFEVVVDGQVAAAVGLPGKPDPATYVYGAGLLGVPVEECIVVEDAVSGVQAGAGADFYAVIGVDRGAGRQTLLDAGATLVVDDLNDLL
- a CDS encoding glycoside hydrolase family 65 protein, whose translation is MALISSDRLRFPCEPWKLVENIHVPGDEGTLETLFALGNGHLGIRGSHSTAGDGELPGTFINGFHEIWDIKHAENAYGFARTGQRIVYVPDANNFTVSIDGEALSLAESTVTDYSRSVDFSTGVYEESITWACRSGATVTTVERRAVGFDSRGCLGLELSLTADRDVSADITSGVVNRQDQPVEDQSAHDPRRSGRHAGRVLLPLHLQGADGSLRLAWETAESRQRVAMAVDHWISAEGQPFETVVGEDDSSVRYVLAIHDGDTFRLEKTVSYLVAGSTDAEDRGESLAAEAEAKLVPFADILAQSKAHYDEYWTTADILIGGQPEMQQAVRWGLFQLAQATARAGVAGIPAKGVSGSGYEGHYFWDQEIYLLPYLTYTNPCGARKVLESRHAMLPDARVRAKELSVDGALFPWRTINGLEASAYYAAGTAQFHIAAAIAFAANRYEWASADPTFRAELGADLLIETARMWASLGFFGKDGMFHIHGVTGPDEYTAVVNDNLYTNVMARFNLRAAAALEHEGIAGTERLVWRQAAERMFLPYDPHLQLHSQDNDFMTLEPWDWNTPKSKYPLLLNFHPLVIYRHQVLKQADTVLAMFLQWQDFSAEEKQRAFDFYDPITTGDSTLSACVQGIMAAEVGYGDVALQHFTEALFIDLDNSHGNTIDGVHIASTGGIWSSLVCGFAGMRDQGEVLRFDPRLPVKWEGLSFRLKVQGRLLAVDLAQGSIELTLIPGPDYSDEPFHVNVREQVVTVGADTVLVPLEAVPVPPPSIFPSVFPTAGLPIIR